One stretch of Saccharopolyspora erythraea DNA includes these proteins:
- a CDS encoding CRISPR-associated endonuclease Cas1: protein MTDPITETFTRESRDPSVVVVDGHGISITVKKGELVIKDGMCGRGRTRTIARKDRHVRRIVVIGHTGHISLDAMHWIKGISVTPHGYRRTDPTSLVVVNPEGGLTMTSAQSPRDTRVHRAQALLRGNPAALDITKYVLAEKFRGHGRVLPDWNPEPWIDQLMSCGDPRSIRAVESREAHTYFRNWRLQELTFQGKVPYHWRVFDSRVSELNHNANGKQNSQKNATNPTNAMLNYCYGVAKAEAALACYVQGLDPDFGASHSDDYRWSMALDLVEVVRPYVESYVLDLIKHRTFSPTDFVEKDTGVVRVQRPLTSELSEQRLNFYRQVAPHVEHVWKLVNSTVKGHKNPNSTPLTGTRLRTAVLNGVPQE from the coding sequence ATGACAGACCCGATCACCGAAACCTTCACCCGAGAATCCCGTGACCCGTCCGTCGTCGTAGTGGACGGGCACGGGATTTCCATCACCGTCAAGAAAGGCGAACTAGTCATCAAAGACGGCATGTGCGGACGCGGACGCACCCGCACCATCGCCCGCAAGGATCGGCACGTCCGCCGTATCGTCGTCATCGGACACACCGGCCACATCTCCCTTGACGCAATGCACTGGATCAAGGGAATCAGCGTCACCCCCCACGGATACCGACGCACTGACCCAACCTCTCTAGTCGTCGTGAACCCCGAAGGCGGGCTGACAATGACGTCCGCACAATCGCCGAGAGATACGAGGGTGCATCGTGCGCAAGCGCTCTTGCGTGGCAACCCTGCGGCGCTCGACATCACCAAGTATGTTCTTGCTGAGAAGTTTCGCGGACACGGGCGCGTACTCCCAGACTGGAACCCTGAACCGTGGATCGATCAACTCATGTCCTGTGGCGATCCCCGATCCATCCGGGCCGTTGAATCCAGAGAAGCACACACGTACTTTCGGAATTGGCGACTGCAAGAACTCACGTTTCAGGGCAAAGTTCCGTATCACTGGCGTGTCTTCGACAGCCGAGTAAGCGAGCTGAACCACAACGCCAACGGAAAGCAGAACAGTCAGAAGAACGCGACCAATCCAACTAACGCGATGTTGAACTATTGCTATGGTGTCGCCAAAGCAGAAGCGGCACTAGCGTGCTACGTCCAAGGGCTAGACCCGGATTTCGGTGCTTCCCATAGTGACGACTACCGGTGGTCGATGGCGTTAGACCTAGTGGAAGTGGTCCGCCCGTACGTCGAATCCTACGTGTTGGATCTCATCAAACACCGCACATTCAGCCCAACCGACTTTGTCGAGAAAGACACAGGCGTCGTGCGAGTGCAGCGCCCTTTAACTAGCGAGCTTTCCGAACAGCGGTTGAACTTCTACCGGCAGGTTGCGCCTCATGTTGAGCACGTATGGAAGTTGGTTAACTCCACCGTGAAGGGACACAAGAACCCGAACTCCACACCACTCACGGGCACGCGTCTTCGTACGGCCGTGCTGAACGGCGTTCCACAGGAGTGA